CCCACATTAAGTTGTATCTAAACTAACctactaaaaatgaaaaataataaatggtgACCAAATTTTAGTGATAAAAGATATTAGTCACTGACTAAATTAGTGATCAATTCAGTCACTGAATTCTCAgtcataaaagataaataactAAATCAATCACTCTGTTATTAAAAAAGTGATAAATAGTGATcgaatttagaaaataaaaaatataatgttataggTGACTAGATGAATgacaaatttttgtttttaatttaatgattgATTTAGTGACCAAATTTTTAGTTACTCAAATCGTCCCTAATTCAGTCTCTAAATTGGTAATTAATTTCAATCactaataactaattttagtcattggtttttaatttatttatatttttgacatattgtTAGTAACTagtaatcataaaaataatttatttatttagagacaattttttttattaataacgTGTAATTAGAAATTTTTTAGTCCCttttaatcattaaattaatattttaatatttaaaagattatatatatatatatatatattaaaactattcttaagtataattatttacataaaaaaaagtgtctAATACTTTAGAGTAGTGGGAGTTTTATAAAAAGAGAAGAgtgtaatattaaatttttagtaaagaaagtttatttttctaatacttTAGAGTAGTGGGAGTTTTATAAAAAGAGAAGAgtgttatattaaatttttgaagtAAAGAAATAGCATTGGCCAAGTGAATTTCTTAGGAAGGATCAATCGATACCAATTGTTAATAGCACCTGGTCTAGGGATCTTCTTCAACAGATTCGCTTTTGGTACCATCCCAAAAGacttctttttaagaaaagtatcttatatgtatataaacccatgtttatatcttgttttatttgatgtgagactttgtttgtacccaacacgAAGAACTAGGATAAAGAAGGGTGCGAGCAGAAAAGGTTCAGAGAATAGCGAAGAAAAGTAAGTTATAGactttaatatgtttttagtcagtaaacttaaaaaaaattgaagtttgtTCATGTACCAAACTTAGAtactatttgatttttaaactttaaaaatgaataaatataatctttCTAGTCCAAttgcattaaattttttttatcttaccTTGACACATTCTTCAAATGTCAACTTAGAATGTCatttaacacaaaaaaaaaatgcattgtTGGGTAAGGAAAATGTATAAAAGTTTTGGACAAACACAAATCTCAATTTTAGATCCAAGTTTAGGAAGTAATTTAAccatattttcatatataaactattttgtACAATGcttgtttttgtatttatagGTCACGATTGACTACTTAGCAGCCAAATCTTAACAGAATCGGGAAAAAAATCCATTAAGAACGATGTAACGTAAAACTTCTGACAATCACTTTCCTGCTGTGTGCGGAACAAAATGAGAAGGTTCTAAGTTGTTCAATCTTTACTCTTCTTCACACAATTAACAACTCTTGTGTTTGAAAATTCTTCGCTGATAACACATTTGTTTGGGTACATGGAACAAAGAAAAAGCCGGAGCTGGAATAGCAATTTATATAATCATATTGCCTATGcttaaataatcaacatatTTCACATATGAAGGTGAAGGTTAACATTTTCGAGCTTTAATTTTCTATCTTGGGTTTAACACTGTGATGGAAAGTTCATTATCTGAGAACGGTTTGTGATTTGCTGATGGAGAATTTGCTTTGCTAACATCATCAATTTCAGTGTAAAATGCAGGAGCCTTTGGGTTTGGCAATAATTTATCGCCATTTAACATTAAAACCACAGATGACATGTCTGGCCTATCCTCTGGTCTTTGTTGTACACATAATAGACCTACTTGTATGCATCTTATAACTTCAAACACCGTGCACTGTTCTTCTAACACTTCATCTAGTACTAGTTCCAGTGCCCTGTCTTCGCTCCATAATTTCCATGCCTAAGATGGTAAGAATTTAATTCATATCAGTAAATAATTCACTTTATACTAATTACCAATATAGTCAAATCAGTATGCTTACATGCCCAAGAAGATTGTTGCAGTGTTCTGGGTCCGAaaattctctgtttttcttACCACATAGAACCTCTAGTACAATGACACCATAACTAAAGACATCTGATTTCACTGAGAAATGCCCACGCACAGCATATTCAGGAGGTATGTAGCcactgaaaaaataattttcgaaGTAAAGTAGTTAAAATTTGACAGCAGAAATCAGGAAATCATACTATATAAAAACTAACTCACTATGTTCCTGCCACCCTATTCGTTTTTGCCTCAACTTGATCTCCCAAAACCAATCGAGCCAAGCCAAAGTCTGATATTTTGGGATCCAAATTAGCATCTAGTAAAACATTACTAGGTTTTAGATCTCTATGAATAATCCTCAATGTAGAGTCTTGGTGAAGATAAAGGAGTCCTCGAGCAATGCCACTAATGATGTTGAAACGCTTACGCCAATCTAAGAACTTCCTTTTACCTTCATCTAGTCAAATACACACATTTCACATGGCAGTTCAAGTCTACATAATTACCTGAgctataaaaaagaaatagaatgaTTGTAACttagaataataaattataaaggtTCCAACCAAAAACAACGTAGTCCAAGCTGTGGTTGGGCATGTACTCATATATTAgcattttttcttctccttcaatGCAGCAACCAAGTAGTTTTACCAGATTACGATGCTGAAGGTTGGCCATCAATGCAACTTCATTTTTGAACTCATCCAACCCTTGCAAAGATTTCTGAGAAAGCCTTTTCACAGCTAACTCCTTCCCATCTATCAGTGTGCCCTGAAAAATATTCTTCTTCTATAGTTAGAAAGtgtttgagaaaaatattgttCTGCACCTTAGTTTTCACCATCACCTTGTATACTGGTCCAAAACCCCCTTCTCCAAGCTTGTTTTCGGTTGAAAAGTTTCCAGTGGCACTGGCTAAGACTGAGAAATCGAAAGTTGGCAAATCTATCACTTCCCTCCTCTGCATATTTTTGTAATGcttgttgcaaaattttcttgcAGCCTCTGATGAGTTAGAGAATAACAGTACGTAAACATGGCCATAAAATATGCACATATTTTTTTCGAGCCTAATAGTCTGCAATAGAAGCTAAATTATATCTATATACTTACTTACCTGGATTTTTAATTCCCAGTATGCATACACATGTCATGATTAATCCAAAAATAGTCACACCAACAATGATTCCTACAATGTTTTTCTTGTCGTTTCCGTGATCTGAAATAAACAGAGCGTAGTtagtttataagttaaaaaaaaaaacaactgcAACACAAAAAACAATAGTTGAGCACCTAATTCTGAAGCAGGGACTCTGATATAGAAGTCTTGTCCCCATTTTGAGAAATTCCTCATGTCAACTAGATCATCGAACCAAAGTAGACAGCCACTACCTCCATCAAGAACATTTAGACTTGAATAACCTGTACAAGAACAGTTCATAAGGCATGACTGCTGACATTCATCAAGACTAATAGTCTCATCAAACCATGATGAAGAAGTGTCTGGCAATTTCATGTTTGTATACTTCCAGAAGCCATCTGTGTAACTATTTGTGCAATTAGATTTATTCCTTGGAACACAACCACTGAGCCAAATTGATATATTCCACTGATCTGGAGACTTGGGAACATAATCTCTCAGGCATTCGCAACTTGGGTGGTTACCATCATAATTGCATATAGAATTTGCACCACAAAAGGCATAATTCTCGCATTGATCTTGCTCCCCACTTGATAGAACTTGCTGTGTTCTTGCTTGAGTTGTCCAAAACAATATTTCTCCTGTGCCTGAAGGGGTCAATGTATATATGATAAACCCCGAACTCTCCTCAATCCCGTATTCGTAATACGCTTCTTTTTCATTGAGCACGAATCTTGGTGACGTGCCGTAGGTCGGACCTGGATTTTCCACTAGAGACAAACCATTCCATGATCCTCCTCTAAACACTTTATCAGGTCCCTTGAACTTCATCATTTGAGGATATCCACTAAGATTCATTTTCAGAGCATATTCTCCAACAGCAGGATCATCAAAGCTTTTCCAAGAAGATAAAAACGTTTCCAAATCAGTCTCTAAGTTCCATCCAATTTTCATTCCTGGCATAAATGTATCACTTGGATGATCAAAACTCTGCCACAAGACGCCATCATCGTTGGCTTCTTGTCCCTTTTTAACTACAAAATTTCCCGAATCCAAGAGCTGAGCAATTGGATTATTCCCTGCTTTGCTTGAGATGTTGGATGATGACCAAATGGTGTGGTTTGTAGCATTGAGAAGAACAAGAATCCCTTTTTCATTGAGTTTGAGAACTCCTGATTTATTCTGAAGAGGCGTGTTTCGGTTTGCCACCCACACCACTGTGAAAGGGGATACATTTTTGTACCATATACCCAAGTATCGTCTTGTTGAATTTCCTGGGCTAAAGAAACCCACTTCAGTGATTCCATTTGCAGAAACCAAAGTGTTATCATCTTGGATTGATTCACTTACTGCTAAACTATCTAGTGAAATGGAAATTCTAGACAAGCAagataataataacaaacaaacaaataacattgtgacttaattttttttttctttctgcctctCCCACTTGTACAAAAATTGAGGAGGAAGAACTACCATGAGGGTAGATAGCCAAAGCAAAGAATTAGAAGGAAGTCAACAAACTGTGGTTATAAATTGGCATAAGGATTGACCATGACAACGTCGCATCTTTGTAGAAAAAACTAAAGTAGAAGTTAGATGGTTTGACAAGAATGAAAATATTCAATGTCAAGTAattccattaaaaaaattgcacCCGTTGAAATTAAGAATGCACCGatggaaattgaaaaaaaaaaaaaagaagttattaattatataataatccaATAAACACGATCTGAGGtgaaatatttttccattatttaCCATCCAAAGCTTTTTGTATTTCTCGATAcgatttttatataatatttagcCGAAATTTTCCTCACTTCTTTTCGTGgttcctaatttttttaatcatggCTTTGActtcatttattttctgttCACATGAGAAGTATAATGGTGTGCTTATGAAAACGTCGGGTTCAACGACGATGCCATCCAGGAACGTTCCGTTTTCAGCATCACGCTTACTAACGGCAAGCCAAATACATGCTAATTTCTTGTCTTTGGTCTCgcattgaatttaaaaagacCGTTGTTTAACAAACACGCTACACACTATTGCGTAAGACTACATTCATTGAATTTACATGAGATTGCCATAATTTTGGTTCgagttatatataaattttggcATATAGTTTTTGTTCTTACTAAAGAAGAGTGTGGATCTTCTGATATGGCATGAAGAGACAAGATAATTAAGTTAGAGAAATATTCACTTGGAGAAAATTCTTCAATgttgaaatcaataaaaacatagaaaattaatataaaacattatatgATATTGATCAGAATGCATTAGATAAACTTAAATCTAAAAGGTTTATTAGTAATTTTGTgagtcttattttattattttggatccaataatattagtttgatttttataaagataagatagagattgatagttttaatttttcattatttaggtgtaatattattttattttgttaatataagatagagatagattaagaagtttttttttttactttttgttgatattttatttctagttttactttttgttattGGACCGAAGTcctatttgtaattatttaaaggTAATTGAGATTCAATTAAAATAGCCACAATGAATTACAATGTAGATTATGTGTGTATCACTTTTTTATAACAAAGTGGTACCAGAGTTTTATGCGAGTTTTATGCTCTAAGTGCcgagtgagagaaaaaaaaaagaatgaaagacaGAGTGCTTCAAAAAAAGTGAGAGTGCgtaaaaaaaagtgagagaGATGGCAAAAAATGTTAACATATCCTTGTGCCATAATTGTTGAAGAAGatcaattatgataattggtGTTTACAAATTAACATTCTTTTGGGATCCCAAGATGTATGTGATATAGTGGAGAGTGGGTACCAAGAACCCACAGAGGATGTAAATGAGACGATAGCACAGATTATCGTGTTGAAAAACACGAGTAAAAGATATATCAGCTTAGTACATTTTGTACAATGCAGTAGACAAATCCAGCTTTGACTAGCAAAAGCAACATCTTTAAAGGAAGCATGAGAGATTTTGGAGGTTGTATACAGAGGAGACAATCATATTAGCCAAGTCCGACTTCAAACTCTTTGTAaggagtttgaaaatttgaagatgaAAGACAGAGAACATGTGACTGAATACCGGATGGAGAAAGTGGCAAATCAACTAAGTAGGAATGGAGAAACAATGCCTGCCAGATGGGTCGTGGAGAAGATTTTGAGATCATTGACGGATGATTTCTAAAACATTGTGTGCGCCACTAAAACATTGTGTGCACCATCGAGGAGTAAAAGGAATTGTCAGTTCTCTCATTGAAAGAGCTTCTTGGTTCACTTGAAGCCCACGAACAGTTGAAAAGGAAGAACTTTCAACCACTTGATCAAGCACAACATAAAGGGAAGGAAGATACTTGGAACAGTAAGGGATGATGTACTAGAGGACGTGGTAGAGATGATTTTGGAGATGATAGTGAAAAACAACCAGGTCAACAAAATTAGAATGACTAAAAGACAAGGGAAAGTTTGAGGAGGTGGGCCAGAAAtggagtgttttaagtgtggtaAACATGACTAGTTTATGCAAACTAGTGCAGATccataaaatgttataattgtGGTAAGGTCAGCCACATTGCAAAGTAATACAAGGCTAAGACAAAGGGGAAGACAAATCTCCTTCCTGAAAATGCAGAGCAAGAGATAGGAATTTTGTTGATGGTCGGATGAAAACCCATTGGAGAGCCAGTATGTTTCTGTGTGGAGACCAAGTAGCCCGACTGAACTTGAGAACAACCTGGTTAGCCTGGTGGTGCCTTTGCGCAACTCAGAGCAATACAAAGGGAGCGCAAGTGAATCAATCCTGACCACACTATTGGTGATGCATAAGAATCGTAATTAAAAcaaagagaatcatacaaagaTTAAAGTTCCATTACATTTGAAGCAAGAATTACAAATGGAAGATACTGGAATTCACCAAATGAGAAACTCACAAATGGTCACGTTTCCATGAACACCACTAGTGAAATCCAGAAGCAATTCGAAAGCGAATTAAAATCTACACTACTCTCTCGCACACGATCTTCTGTCTATTACTTTGTACACACACCCATGTATATCTCCTACTCATACTATACATTACTCATGCCCCGATAAACTATTTACATAAGCTTTTTATAGGGTCCcaatcaaagaaaaagaaaaagggaaagagGAACGGAGAACCTTCGACGCTTCATCTTCACGATCCAACAGTCTCTATTCATCTCGCTCTCCAGCTAAGTCTTCAGCCCTCCGATTGCCTTcacccttttctttctttctgccGATTGAGCCTCCCTACACATGCCTCTAGTTCATTTTCACGCTTCTAGGTAAGTGGCACACGAGCCAtagctttcttcttcctttctcgtTTTCTCTTGCAAAAACCCTATCTCGAGGAGTCCTTCATTTGGGAATGGGTTCTTCTCGACCAATACCCCCAAATGCAGCCTCCAAACGACAGCGTTCCACTTGCTGCTACTATGCATTTTGCTTAAGGGCCCATTCCACATTTTGACCAATTCAGCCCAAATAACCAGGGACATctctacaataaaaaaattaggaacAAGGGCAATCAGCAGTAAAAAAAGGCTATttaacaattaaagaaaaattaaaacctatttaaacaaaaactaaagaaaaagatttttattaaaagattttcagAAAAGATTAATTTCctactaaaattttatttttaactaaaattttacaataaagaTTTAAAGGAAAAACCTAAACCTAGCCTAATTCTAAACCattaaagattaaattgaattaaccTAGACTTCTAAACACAGAAAAAGGTACAAAAATAGGGAACTATTAgtctttcaatttaaaataaagaataaatacaAATTGATAGTGAAGACTATTAAGAACCTCACGCGTCATTCAATAGTTGCCCCAAAATAAATGGAGTCCGTGCTTGACTTAGAAGTCAAGTTAGAAAGAAGAACCAACGTATATCTCAACCTTTCGAAAGAGATAAAGTTATAGAAATGAAGACATATATGTCAGCCACACTAATCTTATCATGAGTTTAATATAAGCTTAGCTAAATCCACACTCATCTTATCATGAGTTTAATATAAGCTTAGCTAAATCCACACTCAAAAGGGGTAACACAATGGACATTTATGTTTTCATGCTTATGGTTGCATGCATATTTGTCCCTTCTCTCAAAACTTCCATAGCAATAAGTTCTATCGAAGTGTCCCAAACCATGAGTGATGGAGAGACTTTGGTGTCAAATGGTGGAAAGTATGAACTTGGGTTCTTCAGCCCAGGTAATTCTATTAAACGTTACCTGGGCCTTTGGTACAAGAATATCCCAGTTCAGAAAGTCGTTTGGGTTGCTAATAGGGCCAACCCCATCAATGATTCCTCGGGTATCTTAACACTCAACACCACTGGCTATCTTGTTCTCACCCAAAATGGGTTTCTTGTTTGGTGTACTGACTCTCACAAACAAGCAGAGAATCCGGTGGCAGAACTCTTGGAAAGTGGGAATCTTGTAATAAGAAATAAGGGAGAAACAAACAAAGAAGAATATTTATGGCAAAGCTTTGACTATCCATCTGATACACTCTTGGCAGGGATGAAGTTAGGATGGGACCTCCGAACTGGTTTCGAATGGAAATATACTTGTTGGAAGAGTTCAGATGATCCATCCCCAGGAGACTTTTCTCGGGTTTTAAAACTCTATAACTATCCAGAGATTTATATAATGAATGGAACACAAAAATGGTTCAGGTTTGGACCTTGGAACGGCCTATATTTTAGTGGAACACCAAGTCTATTTAACAACACCGTTTTCTATTTCAATATGGTCATCAATATGAATGAGATTTACTACTCATATAGCCTTTCAAATAGTGAAACCATCTCATTTACAGTAACAAACGAAACGGGTCAAGCGTATCGCTATGTGTGGACTGAGGATGATCACAAGTGGAGGACGATT
The Vigna angularis cultivar LongXiaoDou No.4 chromosome 5, ASM1680809v1, whole genome shotgun sequence genome window above contains:
- the LOC108339143 gene encoding G-type lectin S-receptor-like serine/threonine-protein kinase At4g27290 → MLFVCLLLLSCLSRISISLDSLAVSESIQDDNTLVSANGITEVGFFSPGNSTRRYLGIWYKNVSPFTVVWVANRNTPLQNKSGVLKLNEKGILVLLNATNHTIWSSSNISSKAGNNPIAQLLDSGNFVVKKGQEANDDGVLWQSFDHPSDTFMPGMKIGWNLETDLETFLSSWKSFDDPAVGEYALKMNLSGYPQMMKFKGPDKVFRGGSWNGLSLVENPGPTYGTSPRFVLNEKEAYYEYGIEESSGFIIYTLTPSGTGEILFWTTQARTQQVLSSGEQDQCENYAFCGANSICNYDGNHPSCECLRDYVPKSPDQWNISIWLSGCVPRNKSNCTNSYTDGFWKYTNMKLPDTSSSWFDETISLDECQQSCLMNCSCTGYSSLNVLDGGSGCLLWFDDLVDMRNFSKWGQDFYIRVPASELDHGNDKKNIVGIIVGVTIFGLIMTCVCILGIKNPEAARKFCNKHYKNMQRREVIDLPTFDFSVLASATGNFSTENKLGEGGFGPVYKGTLIDGKELAVKRLSQKSLQGLDEFKNEVALMANLQHRNLVKLLGCCIEGEEKMLIYEYMPNHSLDYVVFDEGKRKFLDWRKRFNIISGIARGLLYLHQDSTLRIIHRDLKPSNVLLDANLDPKISDFGLARLVLGDQVEAKTNRVAGTYGYIPPEYAVRGHFSVKSDVFSYGVIVLEVLCGKKNREFSDPEHCNNLLGHAWKLWSEDRALELVLDEVLEEQCTVFEVIRCIQVGLLCVQQRPEDRPDMSSVVLMLNGDKLLPNPKAPAFYTEIDDVSKANSPSANHKPFSDNELSITVLNPR